The following nucleotide sequence is from Hippoglossus stenolepis isolate QCI-W04-F060 chromosome 18, HSTE1.2, whole genome shotgun sequence.
tAACAAGCATTGCCGATGGCGACGACCGACCTTcctgttaatgttaacaatgcTGTAATCTAATTGGCTGATGTCAGAGAGTACAACAGAgcactctgattggctcctttgaccttttttaGCCTCAGGGTCGGGCAGCCAATCAGATTACAGCAGAGTGTCTGCTCAGTGACGTCAGACTGTAGCCGTGGTTACAGCTCTGCTGTGATGTCACTGGTGTTCAGTCCATGTCTCTTACTGGACGAGTCAACATCACTGTAAACGCGGAGCCGAAACTAAGGTAAGAGTGAGTGTTCTTAAAGTCTCTCGACCACTTTGTGGGGGGACAGGgttcacgtccgtcacgtgttagaaacctcaccaacacgtccactcgctcactgtgaattttccagatattttcctgctgtattctcacatggactcattctgacattttccagacatttcacTTGATGTActaaaagttccagaaaatgtccagagaaacTGACTCAAACGTTTGTGTTCTCACAATCAGAAACTCAGTTAATTCAGCCGCTGTCTTATTCAAAGCATTGTGGGAACTGTAGTTTCTTCTCTTGGAGCAGAGAagaacttgttttgttttttcctaaCAGCAACATGGACCATAGCCACCATCACCACACCATGCCACCACCCACCACCGGCGGACACGACCACGGGGGAGGAGGGAATGACGGGAGCACTGGAGGACACATGGGGATGGTGAGAGGCAGGATATGTCAACATTACATGCTACATTATTCTGTGGAATCATTGTATAAATGCTAACACAGCAGGATTGAGCTAACATGCTAACGCTGCTGTGGTTAACTAGGTGATGACCTTCTACTTGGACTACAAGAACGTCGAGCTGCTGTTCACTGGACTGCTCATCAACTCCCCTGGAGGTCAGAGGTTCGACAGACATAGAATTATGtggtttttatacattttttgagACCCTCCCCGTCCTCCTGTCGTCCAATCAGAGATGGTCGGAGCATGTATTGGTGTCTTCCTATTGGCCGTCCTGTACGAGGGACTAAAGATTGGACGTGAAGCGTTGCTGCGTCGCAGTCAGGTCAACGTGCGGTACAACTCTATGCCGCTCCCAGGGGCTGATGGGACAATGCTGATGGAGACGCACAAGACGGTCGGGTAAGTTGGTAATGTTAGTGCTAACaacagctggaaaaaaaacataaaagtgactaaaagaaaaagttaaatgtcttaaagtgtaaaaatataaagaatgattaaacaaataacaaagaaaattaaaaaagttaaataatttaaaatttaaatttaaatttccaTCACAGATACAGATCTGTCGCGTGGTCGTCCATCACGTGATCATCTGTAATGTCGTGTAATGTGTTCATGTCAGCTCAGTGATTGACAGTCATGGTTTGGAGGGGGCGGAGCCTTCTGTTGGAAAAAAGTTATGGCCCTCAGCACGCGATGTCAGGTAACGCCCTGGTCCTGGTGCTGGTCCTGGTGCTGGTCCTGGTGCTGGTCCTGGTGCTGGTTCTGTTTGAGATCCTGTGATCAGACTGATATTGATCACTGATCACTTACactatttgtattattttgtttccatagtgttttgttacattttacagttaatatttttgtagtttttgtttttgttgtagtttatatttttattagatgtttttttgtaaataactTAATTCAGCGTTGCACAGCCCTGcgacttcctgtttctgtttgagtGTTAGTGCAGTGGTGCGCTCTACTATTTTCACTGTCATCGGATCTATATTCTCATATAATCTAAGCCGGATGCTATCATGCTACCACTGGGCTTAACTAACATTAACAATAACACTTAGGTGAATGGAAACAATTTGATGAATATTATCGTAAATTTCATACAACTAATGCTAAAACTGCTACTAATGCCATGAGTGtttatgttaaataaatgaagtcaTCTGATATTAACAAGCTAACTATTCTGAAACAAATTCTAAAGCCTATACTTAGGCTAATTCCAAACTATTTGTATAAAAACTGATTGTTATTATATAGAGTGTAAGATATAAAGCTAATATAAACACTCTAAGAGCATTATTACTATTGCTAACTAATCATAACACACAACTTAATGAAAATAGTTAAAGATTGTACTACTAATGCTAACAGAAGTGCTAACAGTAACATAATGTTAAGAGCAATTTGTAAGATGCAAATGCTAACAGGAATTCAAACCCCCTCCCCTCACATTCTCAGGCAGCGGATGCTAAGCCCGGGCCACTTCATGCAGACCCTGTTGCACATCATCCAGGTGGTCATCAGCTACTTCCTGATGCTCGTATTCATGACCTACAACGGTTACCTGTGCATCGCCGTGGCAGCTGGTGCCGGGATGGGCTACTTCCTGTTCAGCTGGAGGAAGGCGGTGGTCGTCGACATCACCGAGCACTGCCATTAGCTAACATGCTAATTAGCATTGCGCCGGGAGGTTTAATTTCTGCTGATCACAATCGATAAATGGTAACAACTACCTTCATGTTTTGTAAGTGCTCTAGCCAACGTgctactgaaactacaaactACCAGAATGGTGCATCATGAAACACTAAATTAATAATAACCCCTTGTTGTAGGATAGCATGCACtttaacaaacataaataaagaccttttgttttacagaaaacaaaaaatcattTACTATTGACTTCTGCCAGActagtcagccaatcagagcttgGATCACATTAGAAAATTCTGATTGGCCAGATCactattttctcttttaatcttttttctgTGCCATGTCAACgggttagctgctgttagccaAAACGTACGTAGTTTACATACACTTCTTTTAGTTAGCATCGTTGGCAGATTATTTTAAGAGCCAATCATAGCAAATTATTTAAGTAGTTTGATTAATTGAATATACACATTAATTACAGTAAAtcaacatttcacaaaaaaaaaacgttttattgAAAAATCCACACGATTCAACTTTATTCAATAATCAGAACAACAGAGCAACAGAACATCCGACgttaaactaaactgaaaatgtaaatcattttcttgtTGACACCAAATCtttctttacacattttataaaaacatttttaaataaattatttgtccagtttgtgtttgagaatCTGACTGGTTGGTGAGTCAGCCAATCAGGGCTCGGATATTTTTTCACATCTACACTGACAATTTCcccagttttctttttaaatctttgaaaCACGagtttacattcacacacagtaaataacTTAATTGATTCAATTTactggtgtcttttttttttctgagccTTAAACTCGACACCGTTTGCCTTAATGTGGCCAACGAGTTGAAACGTCCTGATGTACAATGTTCTGTGACTGGAGGCCAGTGTTCGATCTGCTGCTTATCAGTGTCATCATTAAATCTGTCGTTAAttgtctgctgctctctcttcaCGATGACCTGACAACGTTGGTCTCTTATCTTTAGCTTCGGATGAAATGTCGTTCATGGCAGCATCAGACGTTGTGATAtgttgtgattttttaaaataaatcgtTTCACTCTGAGATAGGTGGAGTTTACTTAATGGACCAATGAGATTACAGGGACAGATAGGTTACTGGATTTCTATTTCGTGAGTCGACATACTTTAGGCCATTATCAGGTGTCCACAGTGGGCAGTTGTATTTTGATGAAGGGTGTCCATATACTTTTGTCCAGGTGCTGTTGTTGTGAGAGGGGCCACATCAGGTTTAATGTCACGTTTAATGTCAGGTTTGATTTTCTCGTGATTATGATGGAAACTTGTGAAGGAAACTTTTATATCTGagtctgaaaatgttttaattgtcacaaatgctggaataaaaaaaaaataaaaaagttaatgaAGAATGTTGTCATCAGCTTCTGTTTTGTGGAATAAATGGGTTAAACAAGAGGAATATTTTAACCAgaatttttctaaataaaagctcCAGTTTCTCAtataagaaaaaagaacagtttgtatgaaacagaaacaaactcatTGATGCATataaatgttttggttcatgtgtaAATTAAGCGATAGctacactgaaaataaaaatacagtggTTTAGTAGTAGAGTTGTAATCACTTTAATCCTCTGTTTAAATGTTACTTTATCAATTGATacctttttatatacatatttatttcatatacattactttttatgtgtatatatatttatatatagtttttatgtAGGTCTATTGTTGCTACATATTCTGCGACACGTTTAAGGCATTACTGACTGAATGCTGCTGCCACACGGGGCAGTAATGAGCTCCCTACCTGGAGTCTGCTGAACCTGTGAAGAAGAGAACACTTCCGGGTGACAGCTCGATGTTTATTTCGGGTCAAATCATCCGGTGACGACTCTTCCACCTTTTAAACGTCCTCTCGCCACTTTACCGGGACGTGGCTGTGTTTGATTCCGTTAACCGGCTCTGAGTCACGGTTCCTCTGCTGTCAGTCCGCGCACCCACCCTCCGATGGCCTCCAGGCGGCCGGACAGCTTCGATGGGCTCGGCTACCGCGGCCGCGATGACCCGCTGTATGGAGCCAGCTACCCGGCCAGGAGCGCTGGAGCCCCCGCGGAGCTTCAACACCACCAGTGGGTCACCACGCCGCCGGACATCCCCGGCAGCCGCAACCTGCACCACGGAGAGCGGACACCGCACCACGAGGATCCACTGGCGGAGCACGGAGGCCCCGGAGCTGCAGGCGGATGGGAGGCTCCGCAGCCCGGTGTACCGCCTGTCGGTAGGTCGGTGCGGAGGGTCGTTAGCTCTCAGGCTAACGGCTACATAGCTTAGTGCACGTATCTAATGCGCAGAGCCgaactagcatgctaacacgaCAACAGGAGAAACTGACTGGAAGCTAAAGTAATGTGTTAATAACTCCTCGTGTATTAACACAAGTCATTAAAACACGTCCAGCTGACTGACAGCTAGCGTGCTGGCTAGTAATTCTACCGCAGGCTAACTGTTAGCTAGTGAGCTGATATGTCGCATTCAGTATTTtgcttttaataaaaaacttGTTCATATGTGAATTCTGATACATAAGTTTGaataaagtggaaataaattaaaaataatcgtgtgtgtcagtttgaatCTGGTTATTCTCGGTTTCTCATcaatcaaaatgaaatgttctggaGCAAGAACAATAAAACCTTTCCCCTGTGTTTTCAGAGCAGCTGAACAGATTTGCCGGCTTTGGAATCGGACTGGTCAGGTTGGAAACTAATGAAGTTATTGGTGGTTTACTTAATGAGCAAATTAtggaagaggaaacagctgatttcacaataaaagcagtaaagatggtgtgtgtgttttcagcctgtTCACAGAGAACGTCCTGGCTCATCCCTGCATCGTGCTGCGCAGACAGTGTCAGGTTGGTTCATCCTGTTGTCGTCTCCTCTTACAGCTGAATAATGTCTGATGGAACTTATCAATATAATTTATCGTTAATTCAGGTGAACTATCACGGCCGCTGTTACCACTTGACTCCGTTCAGTGCTGTGGTCGTTATGTACGCCATCACCAAGGCTCAGGTGAGAAACCTGCTCCTCAACCAGGTCACATTGAACTTTCCTCTTtatcatataaaatacataataataataatctgtcaTTGCTGTTCAGGGTCCGAAGGCTCTGTGGAAGGGGATGGGCAGCACCTTCATCGTTCACGGCATCACACTGGGAGCCGAGGGCATCATCAGCGAGTTCACTCCATTACCACGGTAACCATGCACGAGTACTGTGCTCCTACTGTAGTGTTGCTCAGGCTtcatgtcacatgaccactttacattttctctgaactgttactgacagtaaGTGTTGGCAGCTCTTTACATCATCCTCTGGTGATCGAGTGATGTGAACGACAACCAATCAGGAAGAAAAcgtctgtttctgttcatccAGACTAAAGCACAACACCtgagttttcaaagtaaaacaaggCAGCAGAGTTTACAAAAGTCTCTGATTTAGGGGCTGGAAGACTCTGCCAGGTGTAACCGTAgcaacaattatttatttaaacggCCAGGTGTCAGTGTGGGCGgagcctgcgtgtgtgtgtttacagtgtgtgttgtccaCAGGGAGCTTCCTCATCGGTGGAGCTGGAAACAACTCGCTGGACATTTGCTtcttaaagggtcagttcactttttttcttctactgatttattctgaaaaacatcTTGTTTACTTCATGGATCGAAGCTGCTGATCAGTCTGTGAGTTTTGATTATGCCTGATGTAAAGTGACTCTTGTCGTCTCTTGGCCGCAGGTTAACAGCGGTGGTGGCGCTTCCATTTTACTGTTCCAGCCTCATTGAGACGGTCCAGgtcattattgattatttattaacCTGTGTTTAAGTTTCTATTATTTCATCTGTggtctgtttttaattaattaatatttattttattttatctgaacaTGTTATTGTCCCGATGACCTTGTGTCTCATCCTCAGAGCGAGATTGTCCGTGACGAGTCGTCGTCCGGTTTGCTCGACTGTGTCCGTGAAGGTCTGGCCCGATTGTTGGGCGTCGGCGCTC
It contains:
- the slc31a1 gene encoding high affinity copper uptake protein 1 isoform X1; the encoded protein is MDHSHHHHTMPPPTTGGHDHGGGGNDGSTGGHMGMVMTFYLDYKNVELLFTGLLINSPGEMVGACIGVFLLAVLYEGLKIGREALLRRSQVNVRYNSMPLPGADGTMLMETHKTVGSVIDSHGLEGAEPSVGKKLWPSARDVRQRMLSPGHFMQTLLHIIQVVISYFLMLVFMTYNGYLCIAVAAGAGMGYFLFSWRKAVVVDITEHCH
- the slc31a1 gene encoding high affinity copper uptake protein 1 isoform X2, with the protein product MDHSHHHHTMPPPTTGGHDHGGGGNDGSTGGHMGMVMTFYLDYKNVELLFTGLLINSPGEMVGACIGVFLLAVLYEGLKIGREALLRRSQVNVRYNSMPLPGADGTMLMETHKTVGQRMLSPGHFMQTLLHIIQVVISYFLMLVFMTYNGYLCIAVAAGAGMGYFLFSWRKAVVVDITEHCH
- the slc25a46 gene encoding mitochondrial outer membrane protein SLC25A46; this translates as MASRRPDSFDGLGYRGRDDPLYGASYPARSAGAPAELQHHQWVTTPPDIPGSRNLHHGERTPHHEDPLAEHGGPGAAGGWEAPQPGVPPVEQLNRFAGFGIGLVSLFTENVLAHPCIVLRRQCQVNYHGRCYHLTPFSAVVVMYAITKAQGPKALWKGMGSTFIVHGITLGAEGIISEFTPLPRELPHRWSWKQLAGHLLLKGLTAVVALPFYCSSLIETVQSEIVRDESSSGLLDCVREGLARLLGVGAPHSHRLLPLSSLLLPAALHAVLRYAIAASVQRVAMWLHQRSKKQRMDPSNPLDGYFPELAAAWAGSLVADVLVFPLETALHRLSLQGTRTIIDATDGVVAVGNGGSPLVLPVNTQYDGFSDCLHTIRRKEGVSGYYRGFGALVAQYALHGALLAAARTLLRLLLLDGKHN